Proteins from a single region of Streptomyces griseiscabiei:
- a CDS encoding ABC transporter substrate-binding protein yields the protein MRDVIRDAPAPTRRSLLKYSGALGAAAAVSSSLAACSAGPESTNDTGGSGGGKNSTLTAVIGYGNDGSWDPTQTASAFCMAANNHIYEGLLDTDPISREPYAALATAVPGDTSGTSWTFELRPGATFHDGRPVTADDVVFVYERILDPGTQTLAKGFFASWLKEVRKIDARNVELVLRFPFPDGIARLTLAKIMPKHVFSRPGAWEDAIKGKAIGSGPYRQSAHHPKSNTTFEAYADYNGPRPAAFRKMNWLTIVDAAPRVAKISGASAGAQIADNIPYANIGQLENGGMSVQGGSGMNNLFLMFNTARKPFDDIRVRQALHHAIDRDKMIEVALKGHGKPASSFLNERNPSYRPAKSVYAYDPDRAKALLAEAGVKGLEIEILAVNVSWIVDCLPTIKASWDAIGVGTTLSPQETTAVFTKMDQKQDYQVVAAASNPNQFGLDADLIMRYNYGPQNLWMQYARWAGNSVAKALFKDMDRATREPDAEQKKTMVQDYIDIVAEQAVLYPVVHNELMTAWNPKRLSGIRAQPYPGINLLQAKWV from the coding sequence GTGCGCGACGTAATCCGTGACGCCCCGGCGCCGACCCGCCGGTCGCTCCTCAAGTACTCCGGCGCGCTGGGCGCCGCCGCGGCCGTCTCCTCGTCGCTGGCCGCCTGTTCGGCCGGGCCGGAGTCCACCAACGACACCGGCGGCTCGGGCGGCGGGAAGAACAGCACCCTGACCGCCGTCATCGGCTACGGCAACGACGGCAGCTGGGACCCCACCCAGACGGCGTCCGCCTTCTGCATGGCCGCCAACAACCACATCTACGAGGGCCTCCTCGACACGGACCCGATCTCGCGCGAGCCCTACGCGGCGCTCGCGACGGCCGTGCCGGGCGACACCTCCGGCACCTCCTGGACGTTCGAACTGCGGCCCGGCGCCACCTTCCACGACGGCAGGCCGGTGACCGCCGACGACGTCGTCTTCGTCTACGAGCGCATCCTCGACCCCGGCACCCAGACCCTCGCCAAGGGCTTCTTCGCGAGCTGGCTGAAGGAGGTCCGGAAGATCGACGCGCGGAACGTCGAGCTGGTGCTCAGGTTCCCCTTCCCGGACGGCATCGCGCGGCTGACGCTGGCGAAGATCATGCCGAAGCACGTCTTCTCGCGGCCGGGGGCCTGGGAGGACGCCATCAAGGGCAAGGCGATCGGTTCGGGACCGTACCGGCAGAGTGCGCACCACCCGAAGTCCAACACCACCTTCGAGGCGTACGCCGACTACAACGGGCCCCGCCCGGCCGCGTTCCGGAAGATGAACTGGCTGACCATCGTGGACGCGGCCCCGCGCGTCGCGAAGATCTCCGGCGCGAGTGCCGGAGCGCAGATCGCCGACAACATCCCGTACGCCAATATCGGGCAGCTGGAGAACGGCGGAATGTCCGTCCAGGGCGGCTCCGGGATGAACAACCTGTTCCTGATGTTCAACACCGCGCGCAAGCCCTTCGACGACATCCGGGTCCGGCAGGCACTGCATCACGCCATCGACCGGGACAAGATGATCGAGGTGGCGCTGAAGGGGCACGGAAAACCGGCGAGTTCGTTCCTGAACGAGCGGAATCCGAGCTATCGGCCGGCGAAGAGCGTGTACGCGTACGACCCCGACAGGGCGAAGGCGCTGCTCGCGGAGGCCGGGGTGAAGGGCCTGGAGATCGAGATCCTCGCCGTGAACGTCAGCTGGATCGTGGACTGTCTGCCGACGATCAAGGCGTCCTGGGACGCGATCGGGGTCGGGACGACCCTCTCCCCGCAGGAGACCACGGCCGTCTTCACGAAGATGGACCAGAAGCAGGACTACCAGGTGGTCGCCGCCGCCTCGAATCCCAATCAGTTCGGGCTCGACGCCGATCTGATCATGCGTTACAACTACGGGCCGCAGAACCTGTGGATGCAGTACGCGCGCTGGGCCGGGAATTCCGTGGCCAAGGCGCTCTTCAAGGACATGGACCGGGCCACGCGGGAACCGGACGCCGAGCAGAAGAAGACGATGGTCCAGGACTACATCGACATCGTCGCCGAACAGGCCGTGCTCTATCCGGTGGTGCACAACGAGCTGATGACCGCCTGGAATCCGAAGCGGCTCTCGGGGATAAGGGCACAGCCCTATCCGGGGATCAATCTGCTCCAGGCCAAGTGGGTCTAG
- a CDS encoding ABC transporter permease: MVAVLRILIRRVALLVPLLLGIVLFVFVVMRFSDVDPASAFFQGANPTPEQLHDFREENGLLDPLPVRYAGFIGDLLHGDMGISALTRAPVVDQVMTALPLTLQLTFLGLGIAVVLALLGGITAAIHRDRLPDQIIRVVSLTGVAAPGFWLALLMIQYLAVDLGWFPTGGYVNPADSFTGWLETMTLPALALSLPVAAQLTRIVRTAMVEELDKDYVRTAIGSGLPPRVVVGRNVLRNALINPLTVLGLRVGYLLGGAVVIETIFSLPGMGKLMIDAVKNGDPAVVQGVVLTTAAGFVIVNLVIDVLHLLVNPRLREAS, from the coding sequence GTGGTCGCCGTTCTGCGCATTCTGATCCGGCGGGTCGCCCTGCTCGTTCCCCTGCTGCTCGGAATCGTGCTGTTCGTGTTCGTCGTCATGCGGTTCTCGGACGTCGACCCGGCGTCCGCGTTCTTCCAGGGCGCCAATCCCACACCGGAGCAACTGCACGACTTCCGGGAGGAGAACGGCCTGCTGGACCCGCTGCCCGTCCGCTACGCCGGCTTCATCGGCGATCTGCTGCACGGGGACATGGGGATCAGCGCGCTCACCCGGGCGCCCGTCGTCGACCAGGTCATGACCGCGCTGCCGCTCACCCTCCAGCTGACCTTCCTGGGGCTCGGTATCGCGGTCGTGCTGGCGCTGCTCGGCGGGATCACCGCGGCGATCCACCGGGACCGGCTGCCGGACCAGATCATCCGGGTGGTGTCGCTGACCGGGGTCGCGGCGCCCGGGTTCTGGCTGGCGCTGCTGATGATCCAGTATCTGGCGGTCGACCTGGGCTGGTTCCCGACCGGCGGCTACGTCAATCCGGCGGACTCCTTCACCGGCTGGCTGGAGACGATGACGCTGCCGGCCCTCGCGCTGTCGCTGCCGGTGGCGGCGCAGCTCACCCGGATCGTGCGGACCGCGATGGTGGAGGAGCTGGACAAGGACTACGTACGCACGGCGATCGGCAGCGGGCTGCCGCCGAGGGTGGTCGTGGGGCGGAACGTGCTGCGGAACGCGCTGATCAACCCGCTGACCGTGCTCGGTCTGCGCGTCGGCTATCTGCTCGGCGGCGCGGTCGTCATCGAGACGATCTTCTCGCTGCCGGGGATGGGCAAGCTGATGATCGACGCCGTGAAGAACGGCGACCCGGCGGTCGTCCAGGGCGTCGTCCTGACCACGGCGGCGGGCTTCGTGATCGTCAACCTCGTCATCGACGTGCTCCATCTGCTGGTGAACCCACGCCTGAGGGAAGCGAGTTGA
- a CDS encoding dipeptide/oligopeptide/nickel ABC transporter permease/ATP-binding protein encodes MFGLIVTTRKRLTEALARPGVRPRSWRRLPLLSRIAVCFLGVVVLTALLAPWLAPDDPLDQQALVGGTGAPSAEHWMGQDSLGRDILSRLMYGARWSLAIGLGATALALVVGALIGAVAATSRKAVDETLMRCLDVVMAFPGIALAAVLVAVFGGGITVLICAIAFLFTPPVARVVRANVLDQYGEDYVTAERVIGASTPHIVLRHVAVNCAAPVLVFCTVQVAEAIVFEASLSFIGAGVRPPDPSWGSVIADGKNMVLTGGWWATVFPGLLMLVTVLCLNILSEGVSDAWAAPVSREAEPGAPREAEDPLEATVPGAGSHELAELPGLTEAALRLRSRARPLPSGQPVLSVEELAVGFEGRHRGVDIVDGISFEVRPGEVLGLVGESGCGKSLTALTVMGLEPKGARVRGHVRFDGRQLVGEPMRVRRRLLGHEMAMIYQDALSSLNPAMTIRAQLKQVVRRGGGRPAPELLRLVGLDPDRTLRSYPHELSGGQRQRVLIAMALSRDPRLIVADEPTTALDVTVQAQIIELLLRLREELGFALILVSHDLALVADVTDRVVVMYGGQIVETGVTADLVELPAHPYTRGLLGSVLSLESAAERMTQIRGVVPAPADFPPGCRFTGRCPRASEVCRTTAPALLGPPAHTAACHHPVVDLVESTEVSR; translated from the coding sequence ATGTTCGGCCTGATCGTGACCACGCGCAAACGCCTGACGGAGGCCCTCGCCCGGCCCGGTGTCCGGCCGCGCTCCTGGCGCCGGCTGCCACTGCTCTCCCGGATCGCGGTCTGCTTCCTCGGGGTCGTGGTCCTCACCGCCCTCCTCGCGCCCTGGCTCGCCCCGGACGACCCGCTGGACCAGCAGGCCCTGGTCGGCGGCACCGGCGCGCCCTCCGCCGAGCACTGGATGGGGCAGGACAGCCTGGGCCGGGACATCCTGAGCCGGCTGATGTACGGGGCGCGCTGGTCGCTGGCGATCGGGCTCGGCGCGACCGCGCTGGCCCTGGTCGTGGGGGCGCTGATCGGGGCCGTCGCGGCGACCTCGCGCAAGGCGGTCGACGAGACGCTGATGCGCTGTCTGGACGTCGTCATGGCCTTCCCCGGCATCGCGCTGGCCGCCGTGCTGGTCGCCGTGTTCGGCGGCGGGATCACCGTCCTGATCTGCGCGATCGCGTTCCTGTTCACCCCGCCGGTGGCCCGGGTCGTGCGGGCCAACGTCCTCGACCAGTACGGCGAGGACTATGTGACCGCCGAGCGGGTGATCGGAGCCAGCACCCCGCACATCGTCCTGCGGCACGTGGCGGTCAACTGTGCCGCGCCCGTCCTCGTCTTCTGCACGGTCCAGGTCGCCGAGGCCATCGTCTTCGAGGCGTCGCTGTCCTTCATCGGCGCGGGCGTACGGCCGCCGGACCCGTCCTGGGGCAGTGTCATCGCCGACGGCAAGAACATGGTGCTGACCGGCGGCTGGTGGGCCACGGTCTTCCCCGGTCTGCTGATGCTGGTCACGGTCCTGTGTCTGAACATCCTCTCCGAGGGCGTCTCCGACGCGTGGGCGGCGCCGGTCTCGCGGGAGGCGGAGCCGGGGGCGCCGCGGGAGGCGGAGGACCCGCTGGAGGCCACCGTGCCCGGCGCCGGTTCCCATGAGCTCGCCGAGCTGCCCGGTCTGACCGAGGCGGCCCTGCGGCTGCGGTCCCGGGCCCGTCCGCTGCCGTCCGGCCAGCCGGTGCTGTCCGTCGAGGAGTTGGCGGTCGGCTTCGAGGGCCGCCACCGGGGCGTGGACATCGTCGACGGCATCAGTTTCGAGGTCCGGCCCGGTGAGGTGCTGGGGCTGGTCGGCGAGTCGGGCTGCGGGAAGTCGCTGACCGCGCTGACGGTGATGGGCCTGGAACCGAAGGGCGCCCGGGTGCGCGGCCATGTCCGGTTCGACGGACGGCAGTTGGTGGGCGAGCCGATGCGGGTACGGCGGCGGCTGCTCGGCCACGAGATGGCGATGATCTACCAGGACGCCCTGTCCTCCCTGAACCCGGCGATGACGATCCGCGCCCAGTTGAAGCAGGTCGTGCGCCGGGGCGGCGGCCGCCCCGCGCCCGAACTGCTGCGGCTGGTCGGCCTCGACCCCGACCGCACCCTGCGCAGCTACCCGCACGAACTCTCCGGCGGCCAGCGGCAGCGCGTGCTCATCGCGATGGCCCTGTCCCGCGACCCCCGGCTGATCGTGGCCGACGAGCCGACGACCGCGCTCGACGTCACCGTGCAGGCCCAGATCATCGAACTGCTGCTGCGGCTGCGCGAGGAGCTGGGCTTCGCGCTGATCCTCGTCTCCCACGATCTGGCGCTGGTCGCGGATGTCACCGACCGGGTGGTGGTGATGTACGGCGGGCAGATCGTCGAGACCGGTGTCACCGCGGACCTGGTGGAACTCCCCGCCCACCCCTACACCCGCGGACTGCTCGGCAGCGTCCTGTCGCTGGAGTCGGCGGCCGAGCGGATGACCCAGATCAGGGGAGTCGTCCCCGCCCCCGCCGACTTCCCGCCGGGCTGCCGCTTCACCGGCCGCTGCCCCCGGGCGAGCGAGGTCTGCCGTACGACGGCCCCTGCCCTGCTGGGCCCTCCGGCGCACACGGCGGCCTGCCACCACCCGGTGGTGGACCTGGTGGAGAGCACGGAGGTGAGCCGGTGA
- a CDS encoding oligopeptide/dipeptide ABC transporter ATP-binding protein produces the protein MSALVEVSGAHVVHRARSGGVFTRDRVYALTGADLVIAPGETVGVVGESGCGKSTLAKLLVGVDRPAAGTVSFRGRDLWSMSPAERRTAVGGGTGMIFQDPSTALNRRLTVRRILRDPLDVHRRGTPAEREDRVRELMALVGLPPALADGLPGRLSGGQRQRVAIARALALDPGLVVADEPTSALDVSVRAQILNLLLDLKERLGLAMVFVSHDIQTVRRMSDRVITMYLGRIVEETPAALVTDRARHPYTRALFSATPGLLDPIDPIPLVGPVPSATRPPSGCPFRTRCWKADADCAEIMPEFTAASAPGHRFRCHHPVQETESTRDLVAQAASGAAPDAVRGN, from the coding sequence GTGAGCGCGCTCGTGGAGGTCTCCGGCGCCCATGTCGTCCACCGGGCGCGCAGCGGTGGGGTGTTCACCCGCGACCGGGTGTACGCGCTGACCGGCGCCGACCTGGTGATCGCGCCCGGTGAGACGGTGGGCGTGGTGGGCGAGTCGGGGTGCGGCAAGTCGACGCTGGCGAAGCTGCTGGTGGGCGTGGACCGGCCGGCGGCCGGGACGGTCTCCTTCCGGGGGCGGGACCTGTGGTCCATGTCGCCCGCCGAGCGCCGGACGGCCGTCGGCGGCGGCACCGGCATGATCTTCCAGGACCCGTCGACGGCCCTGAACCGCCGGCTGACCGTCCGCCGCATCCTGCGCGACCCGCTCGATGTGCACCGGCGCGGTACCCCGGCCGAACGGGAGGACCGGGTGAGGGAGTTGATGGCCCTGGTCGGTCTGCCCCCGGCGCTCGCGGACGGGCTGCCCGGCCGGCTCTCCGGCGGGCAGCGCCAACGCGTGGCGATCGCGCGGGCGTTGGCGCTGGACCCCGGGCTGGTGGTGGCGGACGAGCCGACGAGCGCGCTGGACGTCTCGGTCCGCGCCCAGATCCTCAACCTCCTGCTGGACCTCAAGGAACGCCTCGGTCTCGCGATGGTGTTCGTCTCGCACGACATCCAGACGGTACGGCGGATGAGCGACCGGGTGATCACCATGTATCTGGGCCGGATCGTGGAGGAGACCCCGGCGGCCCTGGTCACCGACCGCGCCCGGCACCCGTACACCCGCGCGCTGTTCTCGGCGACGCCCGGTCTGCTGGACCCGATCGACCCGATCCCGCTGGTGGGCCCCGTCCCGTCGGCGACCCGGCCGCCGAGCGGCTGTCCGTTCCGTACCCGTTGCTGGAAGGCGGACGCCGACTGCGCGGAGATCATGCCGGAGTTCACGGCCGCGTCGGCGCCCGGACACCGTTTCCGCTGCCACCATCCTGTGCAGGAGACGGAGTCGACGCGTGACCTGGTCGCCCAGGCGGCGAGCGGGGCCGCGCCCGACGCCGTACGAGGCAACTAG
- a CDS encoding dihydrodipicolinate synthase family protein has product MTVPAPLTGVVPPVCTPLTPDREVDVASLVRLVDHLVAGGVDGLFVLGSTSEAAYLTDAQRRRVVETVTGHVGGQLPVLAGAIDMTTPRVLDHVRAVTAAGADAVVATAPFYARTHPAEIARHYRLLAAGSPVPVLAYDIPVSVHTKLPADLVLELAAEGAIAGLKDSSGDLGGFRTVVTGARADAALSAFAVLTGSELLVDSAMALGAHGAVPGLANVDPVGYVRLDRLCRDGDRDRARTEQERLCALFGLVGVGDTARMGPGSSALGAFKAALHLRGVIACPATADPQIPLSEPETEQVGKYLAAAGLL; this is encoded by the coding sequence ATGACCGTCCCCGCCCCGCTGACCGGTGTCGTCCCGCCCGTCTGCACGCCCCTGACTCCGGACCGGGAGGTGGACGTCGCCTCGCTGGTCCGGCTGGTGGACCATCTGGTGGCGGGCGGTGTGGACGGGCTGTTCGTGCTCGGTTCGACGTCGGAGGCGGCGTATCTGACGGACGCGCAGCGGCGGCGGGTCGTGGAGACGGTCACCGGTCATGTGGGCGGCCAACTCCCGGTGCTCGCCGGGGCGATCGACATGACCACGCCCCGTGTCCTGGACCATGTCCGCGCGGTGACGGCCGCCGGGGCCGACGCCGTCGTGGCCACCGCCCCCTTCTACGCCCGCACCCATCCGGCGGAGATCGCCCGCCACTACCGGCTGCTCGCCGCCGGTTCCCCCGTCCCCGTCCTCGCCTACGACATTCCGGTCTCCGTCCACACCAAGCTGCCCGCCGACCTGGTCCTGGAGCTGGCGGCCGAGGGAGCCATCGCCGGGCTCAAGGACTCCAGCGGCGACCTGGGCGGCTTCCGTACGGTCGTCACGGGCGCCCGCGCGGACGCGGCCCTCTCCGCGTTCGCCGTCCTCACCGGTTCCGAACTCCTCGTGGACTCCGCGATGGCGCTGGGCGCGCACGGCGCGGTGCCGGGGCTGGCCAACGTCGACCCCGTCGGCTACGTCCGGCTCGACCGCCTCTGCCGCGACGGCGACCGGGACCGCGCCCGCACCGAACAGGAGCGGCTGTGCGCCCTGTTCGGTCTCGTCGGCGTCGGTGACACCGCCCGTATGGGCCCCGGTTCCTCCGCCCTGGGCGCCTTCAAGGCCGCGCTCCACCTGCGCGGCGTCATCGCCTGCCCGGCCACGGCGGACCCGCAGATCCCGCTGTCGGAGCCGGAGACCGAGCAGGTGGGCAAGTACCTCGCGGCGGCTGGCCTGTTGTAG
- a CDS encoding response regulator yields the protein MTERVIRVLLADDQTLVRAAFAMLVESARDMEVVGQAGTGREAVELARTARADLVVMDLRMPDLDGIEATRLIAADEDLAGVRVLVLTTYDTDEHVVEALRAGASGFLVKDMRPAELLDAIRTVAAGEALLSPGPTARLIARLLASPTAPPALPDGGPEDLSDRERGVLTLVARGLNNTEIADTLGLSPLTAKTHVSRIMGKLGARDRAQLVIVAYESGMVTPGVH from the coding sequence ATGACCGAGCGCGTGATCCGTGTCCTCCTCGCCGACGACCAGACCCTCGTGCGGGCCGCGTTCGCCATGCTCGTGGAGTCGGCGCGGGACATGGAGGTGGTGGGGCAGGCGGGGACGGGCCGGGAGGCGGTGGAGCTGGCGCGGACCGCGCGGGCCGACCTGGTCGTCATGGACCTGCGCATGCCCGACCTGGACGGCATCGAGGCGACCCGGCTCATCGCGGCGGACGAGGACCTCGCGGGCGTACGGGTCCTGGTGCTCACCACCTACGACACGGACGAGCACGTCGTGGAGGCCCTGCGGGCCGGGGCCTCCGGCTTCCTCGTCAAGGACATGCGGCCGGCCGAACTTCTTGACGCCATCCGCACGGTCGCCGCCGGCGAGGCCCTGCTCTCCCCGGGCCCCACGGCCCGTCTCATCGCCCGGCTGCTCGCGAGCCCCACCGCGCCGCCGGCGCTGCCCGACGGCGGCCCGGAAGACCTCTCCGACCGGGAGCGGGGGGTCCTCACCCTCGTGGCGCGCGGCCTCAACAACACCGAGATCGCCGACACCCTCGGCCTCAGCCCGCTGACCGCCAAGACCCACGTCAGCCGCATCATGGGCAAACTGGGCGCCCGCGACCGCGCCCAGCTGGTGATCGTGGCCTACGAGTCGGGGATGGTGACACCGGGCGTCCACTGA
- a CDS encoding sensor histidine kinase, translating to MGMTRMGPGLVERLRTAAGANALRYDAYLVAGLAVVDCVAALVIRGDGRVPDPLGFALLLAVHVPLVWRRRRPVLVLWVLVAFVVPYHSFDNNHSAAVAPAMLALYTVAVSGTARRTLLNGVAVVALTLAVNVLFTPQQIPEFLQISGWIVSVLVFGGYVRVHRQYVDSVVERAERAERTREEEARRRVAEERLRIARDLHDLLAHSITLVGVQTSVAAHVLAADPDRLDRAAVAKALDDIAETCRTARGELRGTLEVLREPDHAGTGDRGPLPGLDGLADLVDAARTAGARAHITVAADGVPSGVGAAAYRIVQEALTNAVRHGGADLAIRVDLRAGEGALRVRVTDDGVGAAPPRAENSGFGILGMRERARSVGGTLDAGPRPGGGFEVAALLPLGGPGERPVVVVAAERKADR from the coding sequence ATGGGCATGACGAGGATGGGGCCGGGGCTCGTCGAGCGGCTGCGGACGGCCGCCGGGGCGAACGCCCTGCGGTACGACGCGTATCTCGTCGCCGGCCTCGCCGTCGTCGACTGCGTGGCCGCCTTGGTGATCAGAGGGGACGGGCGGGTGCCGGACCCGCTCGGGTTCGCGCTGCTGCTCGCCGTCCATGTGCCGCTGGTGTGGCGCCGTCGCCGGCCGGTGCTCGTGCTCTGGGTGCTGGTGGCGTTCGTCGTGCCCTACCACTCGTTCGACAACAACCATTCCGCCGCCGTGGCCCCGGCCATGCTGGCGCTCTACACCGTCGCGGTCAGCGGTACGGCCCGCCGGACGCTGCTCAACGGCGTCGCCGTCGTGGCCCTCACCCTGGCCGTCAACGTGCTGTTCACCCCCCAGCAGATCCCGGAGTTCCTGCAGATCTCCGGCTGGATCGTCTCCGTCCTCGTCTTCGGCGGTTACGTCCGGGTCCACCGCCAGTACGTCGACTCCGTCGTCGAACGCGCCGAGCGCGCGGAGCGCACCCGGGAGGAGGAGGCGCGGCGGCGGGTCGCGGAGGAGCGGCTGCGCATCGCCCGCGATCTGCACGATCTGCTCGCCCACAGCATCACGCTCGTCGGCGTGCAGACCTCCGTCGCCGCGCACGTCCTGGCCGCCGACCCCGACCGCCTCGACCGCGCCGCCGTCGCCAAGGCCCTCGACGACATCGCCGAGACCTGCCGGACCGCCCGCGGCGAACTGCGCGGCACGCTGGAGGTGCTTCGCGAGCCCGACCACGCGGGCACCGGCGACCGGGGCCCGCTGCCCGGCCTCGACGGCCTCGCCGACCTGGTGGACGCGGCCCGTACGGCGGGCGCCCGCGCGCACATCACGGTCGCGGCCGACGGGGTGCCCTCCGGGGTGGGCGCCGCCGCCTACCGCATCGTCCAGGAGGCCCTGACCAACGCCGTACGGCACGGGGGAGCGGACCTGGCGATACGGGTGGACCTGCGGGCCGGGGAGGGTGCCCTCCGGGTGCGGGTGACGGACGACGGGGTGGGGGCGGCGCCGCCCCGTGCGGAGAACTCCGGTTTCGGCATCCTCGGGATGCGCGAGCGGGCCCGCAGCGTGGGCGGCACGCTGGACGCCGGGCCTCGGCCGGGCGGCGGCTTCGAGGTGGCGGCGCTGCTGCCGCTGGGCGGACCGGGGGAGCGGCCCGTGGTCGTCGTGGCCGCCGAACGGAAGGCGGACCGATGA
- a CDS encoding MMPL family transporter has translation MGPGETDVRGRGTGGRGRRRAVPWLVLGLWVVLLAVVTPFAAKLSEVQKDRAVDYLPASADSTQVAEIQDRLPGGETTELVLVYHRDGGLTAADRTAAEAQVTEIGERDRLAAAPEGVPSADGTTLMYPVTSNAPGADEELRDAFVERVREVARTEGGLTVEVGGPAALATDAGKVYDALGGPLLYTTVGVVAVLLIVIYRSPVLWLVPLVVAGIADFLSMGVAYGLNQAFGTTVSGQSSGVMTILVFGAGTDYALLLVSRYREELRRVERPYEAMRVALRGCGPAVLASSGTVAAGLLCLLAADLNSSRGMGPLGTVGVLCALLAMLTLLPALLVLLGRRVFWPLVPAFGSEPKQRRSLFSAMGSSAGRRPRLVLAGGAVLLGALALGTLNLPGSLKQEDSFVDKPESVVAMETLGRAFPGQGTQPISVITPAGRADATVAAIEGQRGVAAVERGRTGGGWTEISVIARSAPESAAETATIKALRDALPESYVGGPSAEQLDLSDTNARDRLVVVPIVLVSVLLVLVALLRSLVAPLLLVVAVVAVWAASLGIGGLVFGPVLGFEGTDPGLGLLSFVFLVALGVDYGIFLMHRMREESLAGAEPAAAALTALRTTGGVIASAGLVLAGTFAVLLNMGLVQLVQLGFVIAVGVLLDTFLVRTYLVTSASVALGRKVWWPGPLSKEPAHPAGPPTGGAMDRERVPAGR, from the coding sequence ATGGGGCCCGGAGAGACAGACGTACGCGGACGAGGGACAGGCGGACGCGGACGGCGGCGAGCCGTGCCCTGGCTGGTGCTCGGCCTGTGGGTGGTGCTGCTCGCGGTGGTCACGCCGTTCGCGGCGAAGCTGTCGGAGGTGCAGAAGGACCGGGCGGTGGACTATCTGCCGGCGAGCGCCGACTCGACCCAAGTGGCCGAGATCCAGGACCGGTTGCCCGGCGGCGAGACCACCGAGCTGGTGCTCGTCTACCACCGGGACGGCGGGCTGACCGCCGCCGACCGGACCGCCGCCGAGGCACAGGTCACCGAGATCGGTGAGCGGGACCGGCTGGCCGCCGCACCGGAGGGCGTGCCCTCGGCGGACGGGACCACCCTGATGTACCCGGTCACGAGCAACGCGCCCGGGGCGGACGAGGAGCTGCGGGACGCGTTCGTCGAGCGGGTGCGCGAAGTCGCCCGCACCGAGGGCGGGTTGACCGTCGAGGTCGGCGGACCGGCCGCCCTCGCCACCGACGCGGGCAAGGTCTACGACGCGCTCGGCGGGCCGCTGCTCTACACCACCGTCGGCGTCGTCGCCGTCCTGCTGATCGTCATCTACCGCAGCCCGGTGCTGTGGCTGGTGCCGCTCGTCGTCGCCGGGATCGCGGACTTCCTGTCGATGGGGGTCGCCTACGGGCTGAACCAGGCCTTCGGGACGACCGTCTCCGGACAGAGCTCGGGCGTGATGACGATCCTCGTCTTCGGCGCGGGCACCGACTACGCCCTGCTGCTCGTCTCCCGCTACCGCGAGGAACTCCGCCGTGTCGAGCGGCCGTACGAGGCGATGCGGGTCGCCCTGCGCGGCTGCGGGCCCGCCGTGCTCGCCTCCTCCGGGACGGTCGCCGCCGGGCTGCTGTGCCTGCTGGCCGCCGACCTCAACAGCAGCCGGGGCATGGGCCCCCTCGGCACGGTGGGTGTCCTGTGCGCCCTCCTCGCCATGCTCACCCTGCTGCCGGCCCTGCTCGTGCTGCTGGGACGGCGGGTGTTCTGGCCGCTGGTCCCGGCGTTCGGCAGCGAGCCCAAGCAGCGGCGGAGCCTGTTCTCGGCGATGGGCTCGTCCGCCGGGCGGCGCCCCCGCCTCGTGCTGGCGGGCGGCGCCGTGCTGCTCGGCGCGCTCGCGCTCGGCACACTCAATCTGCCCGGCTCGCTGAAGCAGGAGGACTCCTTCGTCGACAAGCCCGAGTCGGTCGTGGCCATGGAGACCCTGGGCCGGGCGTTCCCCGGGCAGGGCACCCAGCCGATCTCCGTCATCACCCCGGCCGGACGCGCCGACGCCACGGTCGCCGCGATCGAGGGGCAGCGCGGGGTCGCGGCGGTCGAGCGGGGCCGTACCGGCGGGGGCTGGACCGAGATCTCCGTCATCGCGAGGAGCGCGCCGGAGTCGGCCGCCGAGACCGCCACCATCAAGGCGCTGCGGGACGCGCTGCCGGAGTCCTACGTCGGCGGGCCCAGCGCCGAACAGCTCGACCTGAGCGACACCAACGCCCGGGACCGGCTGGTCGTCGTACCGATCGTGCTCGTCTCCGTACTGCTCGTCCTCGTGGCGCTGCTGCGGAGCCTGGTCGCGCCGCTGCTGCTCGTCGTCGCCGTGGTCGCGGTGTGGGCCGCCTCGCTCGGCATCGGCGGACTGGTCTTCGGGCCGGTGCTCGGGTTCGAGGGCACCGACCCCGGGCTCGGACTGCTCTCCTTCGTCTTCCTCGTCGCCCTCGGCGTCGACTACGGCATCTTCCTGATGCACCGGATGCGTGAGGAGTCCCTGGCCGGCGCCGAACCGGCCGCCGCCGCGCTCACCGCGCTGCGCACCACCGGCGGGGTCATCGCCTCCGCCGGGCTCGTCCTCGCCGGGACCTTCGCCGTGCTGCTCAACATGGGCCTCGTCCAACTCGTCCAGCTGGGCTTCGTCATCGCGGTCGGTGTCCTCCTCGACACCTTCCTCGTCCGCACCTACCTCGTGACCAGCGCGAGCGTGGCGCTCGGCCGGAAGGTGTGGTGGCCCGGACCGCTGTCCAAGGAACCGGCGCACCCGGCGGGGCCGCCCACGGGCGGGGCGATGGACCGGGAACGCGTACCGGCCGGCCGCTGA